A stretch of Haloprofundus halophilus DNA encodes these proteins:
- a CDS encoding sensor histidine kinase: protein MTEPVAQTGAGRRRVVVLGRGEFADELVETLRDSAVTAAHATEAAAALSALSDGPVDCFVVVADGSLPTPASELFSLARSRTTAPGLYVSDETAALPPAVEQVPADTTHATTRVRRALLDSAVDDVPASTTTDSVGAYGSTVSHELGNQLMKLDFAADSASDGDEARRLDRVLSRLRRLADEAEAVGRGTAAPETVELDAVAADAWDRVEASDADLVVEADRSLEADPLLLVLFFENVFRNAVRHGGRDVTVRVETTPRGFAVADDGPGFPEDARLFEWGHTTGNGSGTGLGIVARIADAHDWTVTAYNDGGAVLDVRTE, encoded by the coding sequence ATGACAGAGCCGGTCGCACAGACCGGGGCCGGCCGGCGTCGGGTCGTCGTCCTCGGCCGCGGCGAGTTCGCCGACGAACTGGTGGAGACGCTCCGCGACTCCGCCGTCACGGCCGCGCACGCCACCGAGGCGGCGGCGGCGCTCTCCGCGCTCAGCGACGGACCCGTCGACTGTTTCGTCGTCGTCGCCGACGGCTCGCTCCCGACGCCGGCGTCGGAGCTGTTCTCGCTCGCGCGCAGTCGGACGACCGCACCGGGACTGTACGTGAGCGACGAGACGGCCGCACTGCCGCCGGCGGTCGAGCAGGTTCCGGCGGACACGACGCACGCGACGACGCGAGTCCGTCGGGCGTTGCTCGACTCGGCCGTAGACGACGTCCCCGCGTCGACGACGACCGACTCCGTCGGCGCGTACGGTTCGACGGTCAGTCACGAACTGGGCAACCAGTTGATGAAACTCGACTTCGCGGCTGATTCGGCGTCCGACGGAGACGAGGCGAGACGACTCGACCGGGTGCTCTCGCGCCTCCGACGGCTGGCCGACGAGGCCGAAGCGGTCGGCCGCGGGACCGCCGCGCCGGAGACGGTCGAACTCGACGCCGTCGCGGCCGACGCCTGGGACCGCGTCGAGGCGTCCGACGCGGACCTCGTCGTCGAGGCCGACCGCTCGCTGGAGGCGGACCCGCTGCTTCTGGTGCTGTTCTTCGAGAACGTGTTCAGAAACGCCGTCCGCCACGGCGGCCGTGACGTGACGGTACGCGTCGAGACGACGCCGCGGGGGTTCGCCGTCGCCGACGACGGGCCCGGGTTCCCCGAGGACGCGCGGCTGTTCGAGTGGGGGCACACCACCGGAAACGGCTCCGGAACGGGACTCGGTATCGTCGCTCGCATCGCCGACGCGCACGACTGGACCGTCACCGCGTACAACGACGGCGGGGCGGTGCTCGACGTTCGAACCGAGTGA
- a CDS encoding response regulator: MDHTVLVVDDDPDIAHGHAERLRDRYRVLTATSGAEALELADDADAVLLDRRMPGMSGDEVLSALHERENPPQVAMVTAVDPTTDVAEMPFDEYLVKPVRRDDLFAAVESLLVRATYDSQLQEFFAVASKVALLETEHSARRLESDSNYELLKRRLATLRRQTTDQLEELGSESYAVAIGPGDAS, encoded by the coding sequence ATGGACCACACCGTACTCGTCGTCGACGACGACCCCGACATCGCGCACGGCCACGCCGAGCGCCTGCGAGACCGCTATCGCGTGCTGACCGCTACCAGCGGCGCGGAGGCGCTCGAACTCGCCGACGACGCCGACGCCGTCTTACTCGACCGTCGAATGCCCGGTATGTCGGGCGACGAGGTGCTCTCGGCGTTGCACGAACGCGAGAACCCGCCGCAGGTGGCGATGGTCACCGCCGTCGACCCGACCACCGATGTCGCGGAGATGCCGTTCGACGAGTACCTCGTCAAGCCCGTCCGCCGCGACGACCTGTTCGCGGCCGTCGAAAGTCTGCTGGTCCGCGCGACGTACGACTCGCAGTTGCAGGAGTTCTTCGCCGTCGCCTCGAAAGTCGCGCTCTTGGAGACCGAACACAGCGCTCGCCGGCTCGAATCGGACTCGAACTACGAACTGCTGAAGCGGCGGCTCGCGACGCTCCGCCGACAGACCACCGACCAGTTGGAGGAACTGGGCTCCGAGAGTTACGCCGTCGCCATCGGCCCCGGCGACGCCTCGTAG
- a CDS encoding winged helix-turn-helix transcriptional regulator: MSSNLDTEKPLAVCPVIDSLEQIGSQWRLIVLHDLQEGEKRFNELKRSTDASSRTLSRVLDDLREMGFVDRRLEEDAPVATYYSLTPKGRSLCPVFEEIESWASEWLAADTESPVESPVESPPQQ, encoded by the coding sequence ATGTCATCCAATCTCGACACCGAGAAGCCGCTGGCGGTCTGTCCGGTCATCGACTCGCTCGAACAGATCGGGTCGCAGTGGCGACTCATCGTGCTGCACGACCTCCAGGAGGGAGAGAAGCGGTTCAACGAACTGAAGCGCTCGACGGACGCGAGTTCGCGCACGCTCTCGCGCGTGCTCGACGACCTCCGGGAGATGGGGTTCGTCGACCGGCGACTGGAGGAGGACGCGCCGGTGGCGACGTACTACAGCCTCACGCCGAAAGGGCGGTCGCTCTGCCCGGTGTTCGAGGAGATCGAGTCGTGGGCCAGCGAGTGGCTCGCCGCCGACACCGAGTCACCCGTCGAGTCGCCCGTCGAGTCGCCGCCGCAGCAGTGA
- a CDS encoding DoxX family protein, with amino-acid sequence MTVLQSTVAFDGPAGLAFLLGRVLFGAILAFNGLNHFLNGDQLIGYARAKGVPAPGIAVPFTGGMLLFGGVGVALGLLPTLAAGALVVFLLVTTPLMHDFWAAPAEQRQSEMTSFLKNVAMLGGALVFLGLSAVPWPYAL; translated from the coding sequence ATGACGGTGCTACAGAGCACCGTCGCGTTCGACGGCCCGGCGGGACTCGCGTTCCTGCTCGGGCGCGTCCTCTTCGGCGCGATTTTGGCGTTCAACGGCCTGAACCACTTCCTCAACGGCGACCAGTTAATCGGCTACGCGCGGGCCAAAGGCGTCCCCGCGCCGGGGATCGCCGTCCCGTTCACGGGCGGGATGCTGCTGTTCGGCGGCGTCGGCGTCGCCCTCGGCTTGCTCCCGACGCTCGCGGCGGGGGCGCTCGTCGTCTTCCTGCTCGTGACGACGCCGCTCATGCACGACTTCTGGGCCGCGCCCGCGGAGCAACGGCAGAGCGAGATGACGAGTTTTCTGAAGAACGTCGCCATGCTCGGCGGCGCGCTCGTCTTCCTCGGCCTCAGCGCCGTGCCGTGGCCGTACGCGCTCTGA
- a CDS encoding VOC family protein produces the protein MTDAPPTTGLHHVTNICTDIEETKAFYEDVLGWHTVKMTQNYDDPGTPHYYFSSTPEGEPGTNVTYFEYPDSRGVPGPGASHHFAFGVEDRETLDEWREHLVDHGVRVSNVKNRTYFESIYFTDPDGLVFELATMEPGFTYDEAEPGSDEIDPFEKGYGDD, from the coding sequence ATGACAGACGCACCACCGACGACCGGACTGCACCACGTGACGAACATCTGTACCGACATAGAGGAGACCAAGGCGTTCTACGAGGACGTCCTCGGCTGGCACACCGTGAAAATGACCCAGAACTACGACGACCCGGGGACGCCGCACTACTACTTCTCGTCGACGCCGGAGGGCGAGCCGGGGACGAACGTCACCTACTTCGAGTACCCCGACTCCCGCGGCGTCCCCGGCCCGGGAGCGAGCCACCACTTCGCCTTCGGCGTCGAGGACAGGGAGACCTTAGATGAGTGGCGCGAACACCTCGTCGACCACGGCGTGCGCGTCTCGAACGTCAAGAACCGGACGTACTTCGAGAGCATCTACTTCACCGACCCCGACGGCCTCGTCTTCGAACTCGCCACGATGGAACCGGGGTTCACCTACGACGAGGCGGAGCCGGGGAGCGACGAGATAGATCCGTTCGAGAAGGGCTACGGTGACGACTGA
- a CDS encoding flavin reductase family protein, whose product MEGAPDAFGSSYRLLAGSVVPRPIAWVSSRSEDGVDNLAPYSFFNVVTPDPPVVMFSPVGVGDDRKDTTENVLATEEFVVHVVTRDLAEAMNATSATLERGESEFDHAGLEKVEATTVDAARVADAKVAFECRLYDAHEVGRSTMILGEVVHAHVADELLTDGKMDVTKLDAVGRLSGSQYATTDERFSLERPP is encoded by the coding sequence ATGGAGGGCGCGCCCGACGCGTTCGGTTCCTCCTATCGGTTGCTCGCGGGGTCCGTCGTTCCGCGCCCCATCGCGTGGGTGAGCAGTCGCAGCGAGGATGGGGTTGACAACCTCGCGCCGTACAGCTTCTTCAACGTCGTCACGCCCGACCCGCCGGTCGTGATGTTCTCGCCGGTCGGCGTCGGCGACGACCGAAAGGACACGACGGAGAACGTCCTCGCCACCGAGGAGTTCGTCGTCCACGTCGTCACCCGCGACCTCGCCGAGGCGATGAACGCGACGAGCGCGACGCTCGAACGCGGCGAGAGCGAGTTCGACCACGCGGGGTTAGAGAAAGTGGAAGCGACGACCGTCGACGCCGCCCGCGTCGCCGACGCGAAAGTCGCCTTCGAGTGCCGCCTCTACGACGCCCACGAGGTCGGTCGGTCGACGATGATTCTCGGCGAGGTCGTCCACGCCCACGTCGCCGACGAACTGCTCACCGACGGGAAGATGGACGTGACGAAACTCGACGCAGTAGGTCGACTCTCGGGCAGTCAGTACGCGACGACCGACGAGCGGTTCTCGCTGGAACGGCCGCCGTGA
- a CDS encoding ABC transporter ATP-binding protein, whose protein sequence is MITVEDLRKEYGGFVAVEGSSFEVDEGEIFGVVGPNGAGKTTTLKMLSGLVEPTSGAATVAGYDAADPAMRASLGFLPEESPLYEDMTPRSYLRFFADLYDVPREVAVRRSEETLDRLELEHRDRRLGDMSKGMKRKVAIARSLVNDPQVLIYDEPASGLDPLTTNYVLEFTKELAAAGKTVLFSAHNLYHVESVCDRIIIMNRGEIVARGTVAEIRERHGETAYHVFTTVAVDGADRVEEAPDGAARYRRVVDDMVAVEAVRSEAESRGGEVVDIRTEEPSLEALFLDIAGGGTVSPPARGES, encoded by the coding sequence GTGATAACAGTCGAGGACCTCAGAAAGGAGTACGGCGGCTTCGTCGCCGTCGAGGGGAGTTCGTTCGAGGTCGACGAGGGGGAGATATTCGGCGTCGTCGGTCCCAACGGGGCGGGGAAGACGACGACGCTGAAGATGCTCTCGGGGCTCGTCGAACCGACGAGCGGGGCGGCGACGGTCGCCGGCTACGACGCCGCCGACCCGGCGATGCGGGCGTCGCTCGGTTTTCTCCCCGAGGAGTCGCCGCTCTACGAGGACATGACGCCGCGGTCGTACCTCCGCTTCTTCGCGGACCTCTACGACGTACCCCGCGAGGTGGCGGTTCGGCGGAGCGAGGAGACGCTCGACCGCCTCGAACTGGAGCACCGCGACCGCCGCCTCGGCGATATGTCGAAGGGGATGAAACGGAAGGTCGCCATCGCGCGGTCGCTCGTCAACGACCCACAGGTCCTCATCTACGACGAACCCGCCAGCGGCCTCGACCCGCTGACGACGAACTACGTGCTGGAGTTCACGAAGGAACTCGCCGCGGCGGGCAAGACGGTGCTGTTCAGCGCGCACAACCTCTACCACGTCGAGAGCGTCTGCGACCGCATCATAATCATGAATCGCGGCGAGATCGTCGCCCGCGGCACCGTCGCCGAGATTCGAGAGCGACACGGCGAAACGGCGTACCACGTGTTCACGACCGTCGCAGTCGACGGCGCGGACCGGGTCGAGGAGGCGCCCGACGGAGCGGCGCGCTATCGCCGCGTCGTCGACGATATGGTCGCCGTCGAAGCCGTCCGGAGCGAGGCCGAATCGAGGGGCGGCGAAGTGGTCGACATCCGAACCGAGGAACCGAGCCTCGAAGCCCTCTTTCTCGACATCGCCGGCGGCGGAACCGTTTCGCCGCCCGCCCGAGGTGAGTCGTGA
- a CDS encoding ABC transporter permease: protein MSGSSRTLAARSADWTRKTVARLVDWTRKTLRVARWEAARTAGVFDRKTAGAAFAAALLVGAFGAAALSTGGAGVALDENIYRVGIAADSPYYDAVAESPPLAARPPDEAALRDGEIDALVRGNGVEPADSERGRAAAAAYRSAVQSYNDRRMLAEENQSAAFPVVVEIRYADRGEASGGSAATDVGGDTESSGGDESSGGDESSNAESESGASGGTGESAGADESDNAEGDGGLAVPDVGGSGALFGGQSSGSPADIAPPFPFGSLVLAFAFLVPVNFVVQSYGSTMLNERINRRGELLLVAPLSPTSIVAGKTLPYALAILGVTTLIAALVGGGLLSVAAVFPLALAYLAATFVGAMFARSFKELTFVTVALSVFLTTYAFVPAIFTDVTPIALISPLTLVVRDLQGAAVSAGEYAFATGSFYFGSGVLFLLGVGVYREEDLFTQRSVPLKFLDALDSRLSGKRSVAVLSALFIPFVFVAELLAVAVLFALPVQLSMPLLLASIAAVEEFAKSVHVYAGFEKNRFERSVPTAVVLGSLSAVGFFAGEKVTAVVQLVGLPELALGRAAFATSGLPGIGPAGAVGLLLAPLLLHVVTASLTAIGASRNRLLYVASLVVAVAVHTFYNLAVVVSLA from the coding sequence GTGAGCGGTTCGTCGAGAACGCTCGCCGCTCGGTCCGCCGACTGGACCCGGAAGACGGTCGCTCGACTCGTCGACTGGACCCGGAAGACGCTCCGCGTCGCCCGCTGGGAGGCCGCCAGGACGGCGGGCGTCTTCGACCGGAAGACCGCCGGTGCAGCGTTCGCCGCCGCGCTCCTCGTCGGAGCGTTCGGCGCCGCCGCGCTCTCGACGGGCGGGGCGGGCGTCGCCCTCGACGAGAACATCTACCGCGTCGGCATCGCGGCCGACAGTCCCTACTACGACGCGGTGGCGGAGAGCCCCCCGCTCGCAGCGCGTCCGCCCGACGAAGCGGCGCTGAGAGACGGCGAGATAGACGCGCTGGTCCGTGGCAACGGAGTCGAACCCGCCGACTCCGAGCGCGGCCGCGCGGCCGCCGCCGCCTATCGGTCGGCGGTGCAGTCGTACAACGACCGCCGGATGCTCGCCGAGGAGAACCAGTCGGCGGCGTTCCCCGTCGTGGTCGAGATACGGTACGCCGACCGCGGGGAGGCGTCGGGCGGGTCGGCCGCGACGGACGTCGGCGGCGACACCGAGTCGTCGGGCGGTGACGAGTCGTCGGGCGGCGACGAGTCGTCGAACGCCGAGAGCGAGTCGGGTGCTTCGGGCGGGACGGGCGAGTCGGCCGGAGCCGACGAGTCGGACAACGCCGAGGGTGACGGGGGTCTCGCAGTCCCCGACGTCGGCGGCAGCGGTGCCCTCTTCGGCGGCCAGAGCTCCGGGTCGCCGGCTGACATCGCGCCGCCCTTTCCCTTCGGGTCGCTCGTGCTCGCGTTCGCGTTCCTCGTTCCGGTGAACTTCGTCGTCCAGTCGTACGGCAGCACGATGCTGAACGAGCGCATCAACCGCCGCGGCGAACTGCTTCTCGTCGCGCCGCTGTCGCCGACGAGCATCGTCGCCGGGAAGACGCTGCCCTACGCACTGGCGATTCTCGGCGTGACGACGCTCATCGCCGCCCTCGTCGGCGGCGGACTGCTCTCGGTCGCCGCGGTGTTCCCGCTCGCGCTCGCGTACCTGGCGGCGACGTTCGTCGGCGCGATGTTCGCGCGCTCGTTCAAGGAACTCACGTTCGTCACCGTCGCGCTGTCGGTGTTTCTGACGACGTACGCGTTCGTCCCGGCTATCTTCACCGACGTGACGCCCATCGCGCTCATCTCGCCGCTGACGCTCGTCGTCCGCGACCTGCAGGGCGCGGCGGTGTCGGCCGGCGAGTACGCCTTCGCCACCGGCTCGTTCTACTTCGGGTCGGGCGTGCTGTTCCTGCTCGGCGTCGGCGTCTACCGCGAGGAGGACCTGTTCACCCAGCGGTCGGTCCCGCTGAAGTTCCTCGACGCGCTCGACAGCCGCCTCTCGGGGAAGCGCTCCGTCGCGGTGCTGAGCGCGCTGTTCATCCCGTTCGTCTTCGTCGCCGAACTGCTCGCGGTCGCGGTGCTGTTCGCGCTCCCGGTTCAGCTCTCGATGCCGCTTCTCCTGGCGTCGATCGCCGCCGTCGAGGAGTTCGCCAAGAGCGTCCACGTCTACGCCGGCTTCGAGAAGAACCGCTTCGAGCGGTCGGTGCCGACGGCGGTCGTGTTGGGTTCGCTGTCGGCCGTCGGCTTCTTCGCCGGCGAGAAAGTGACTGCCGTCGTCCAACTCGTCGGCCTGCCGGAGTTGGCGCTCGGACGGGCGGCGTTCGCCACCTCCGGTCTCCCCGGTATCGGCCCGGCGGGCGCGGTCGGCCTCCTCCTCGCACCGCTGCTCTTGCACGTCGTCACCGCGAGCCTCACGGCTATCGGCGCGAGCAGGAACCGGCTGCTCTACGTGGCGTCGCTGGTGGTCGCCGTCGCCGTTCACACCTTCTACAACCTCGCGGTGGTGGTCTCCCTTGCGTGA
- a CDS encoding ABC transporter permease encodes MRDRRLTIARRELSVLRSEKTIVLALLIQLFIAAFSSFLVVGLVSLYDPGSSEGYDVDVGVSGEARYELVYAAHSVSGAQPVLFDSETAARQAFDRRQVDAILHTDRRGGRVHVTATVPDDNVRTTVTVTQVRDTLREFERRERFERSESLSRTPLELPDAPASSPYHGFTYTALIPLLLFLPVFISGSLVVDSVTEEFERGTLELLRVAPLSLSDIVDGKLLAAAGLAPAQAALWLAVLSLNGTAVSGAGRLLALVAALAVLAAGLGVVVSLVAAERRTAQLLYSLGVLLAFAGATLSPLSPTNVVARLAIGSADATVTLVVAGYVVLAVVAYGGVRTAVGRFDATSV; translated from the coding sequence TTGCGTGACCGACGACTCACCATCGCGCGCCGCGAACTCTCGGTGCTGCGTTCGGAGAAGACTATCGTGCTGGCGCTCCTCATCCAGCTGTTCATCGCGGCGTTCTCGTCGTTTCTCGTCGTCGGACTCGTCTCGCTGTACGACCCCGGCAGCTCGGAGGGGTACGACGTCGACGTCGGCGTCTCGGGGGAGGCTCGCTACGAGCTCGTCTACGCGGCTCACAGCGTCTCGGGGGCGCAGCCGGTTCTCTTCGACTCGGAGACGGCCGCCCGACAGGCGTTCGACCGTCGACAGGTCGACGCGATTCTCCACACCGACCGCCGCGGCGGGCGCGTACACGTCACGGCGACGGTTCCCGACGACAACGTTCGGACGACGGTGACCGTCACGCAGGTACGCGACACGCTGCGGGAATTCGAGCGCCGCGAACGGTTCGAACGTTCGGAGTCGCTGTCGAGAACTCCGCTGGAGCTACCGGACGCGCCGGCGTCGAGCCCGTACCACGGCTTCACCTACACGGCGCTGATTCCGCTGTTGCTCTTTCTCCCCGTGTTCATCAGCGGGTCGCTCGTCGTCGACTCGGTGACCGAGGAGTTCGAGCGCGGCACGCTCGAACTGCTCCGCGTCGCCCCGCTGTCGCTTTCGGACATCGTCGACGGAAAACTGCTGGCTGCGGCGGGCCTCGCGCCCGCGCAGGCGGCGCTGTGGCTCGCGGTGCTCTCGCTCAACGGCACCGCTGTCTCCGGCGCGGGACGACTCCTCGCGCTCGTCGCCGCGCTGGCGGTGCTCGCCGCCGGTTTGGGCGTCGTCGTCTCGCTCGTCGCCGCCGAGCGCCGGACCGCCCAGCTGCTCTACTCGCTGGGCGTTCTCCTCGCGTTCGCCGGCGCGACGCTCTCGCCGCTGAGTCCCACGAACGTCGTCGCCCGCCTCGCCATCGGCAGCGCCGACGCGACGGTGACGCTCGTCGTCGCCGGCTACGTCGTCCTCGCCGTCGTCGCCTACGGCGGCGTTCGCACGGCGGTCGGTCGGTTCGACGCGACGAGCGTCTGA
- a CDS encoding SDR family oxidoreductase: MRILIAGSHGGVGTRVTDLLSDSDHEVRAMVRDEAQVPEMESYGVETVVADLTSDDDVERAVRGCDAVLFAAGSGGEDVEGVDRDGAIRTIDAAEAFGASRYVMLSSMGADDPESGPEELRDYLEAKAAADRYLRESELDYTVVRPGALTNEDGTGRIVADERLDGPGEITRDDVAGTLAAAFEVENTVGKTFEILAGDDPIERALESLD; the protein is encoded by the coding sequence ATGCGGATACTCATCGCCGGCTCCCACGGCGGCGTCGGAACGCGCGTCACCGACCTCCTGAGCGACAGCGACCACGAGGTCAGAGCGATGGTCAGAGACGAAGCGCAGGTCCCCGAGATGGAGTCGTACGGCGTCGAGACGGTCGTCGCCGACCTCACGAGCGACGACGACGTCGAGCGTGCGGTCCGCGGGTGCGACGCGGTACTGTTCGCCGCCGGCTCCGGCGGCGAGGACGTCGAGGGCGTCGACCGCGACGGGGCGATTCGGACGATAGACGCCGCCGAGGCGTTCGGCGCGTCGCGCTACGTCATGCTCAGTTCGATGGGCGCGGACGACCCCGAGTCGGGCCCGGAGGAGCTGCGCGACTACCTGGAGGCGAAGGCCGCAGCCGACCGCTACCTCCGCGAGAGCGAACTCGACTACACCGTCGTCCGACCGGGGGCGCTGACGAACGAAGACGGGACGGGCAGAATCGTCGCTGACGAGCGACTCGACGGGCCGGGCGAAATCACGAGAGACGACGTCGCCGGGACGCTCGCCGCGGCGTTCGAAGTCGAGAACACCGTCGGCAAGACGTTCGAGATTCTCGCCGGCGACGACCCCATCGAGAGGGCGCTGGAGAGCTTGGACTGA
- a CDS encoding small ribosomal subunit Rsm22 family protein yields MTDREAVVSNAKYLRNVRPIDPEEIAEYVEGYPHPAVVKQTLREEAFDLGLVEQADGTFVPVDDAPVPVRDWRPTTLPEAYSFAVEDLLVGRYGANWHTGESGDELREAVRRLKEDYYYQNDVEYDETAALGYAVYHLADYYAEVGYVLNDLAENGLLPRTLRVVDVGAGVGGPALGLHDYLPDDCLVDYHAVEPSPAADVLERLLDETNENFRTTVHRETAEAFDLDALGDADLVLFGNVLSEVDDPVSVVRRYLGALAEDGSVVALAPADRNTSIGLREVEREVESEAGATVYSPELRLWPGMTPSDRGWSFDVRDDVEPPAFQRRLDEGGASDGTFTKTSVQFSYSILRRDGKRRVDLRADRSRHARMAEMEAHVTDRIDLLAVKLSHDLADDEGRNPVFKIGDGSQSVDHYAVLTRESALNRELAEAAYGAVLGFENVLCLWNDDEAAYNLVVDAETVVEIVAP; encoded by the coding sequence ATGACCGACCGCGAGGCCGTCGTCTCGAACGCGAAGTACCTCCGCAACGTCCGCCCCATCGACCCCGAGGAGATAGCCGAGTACGTCGAAGGCTACCCGCACCCGGCGGTCGTCAAGCAGACCCTGCGCGAGGAGGCGTTCGACCTCGGGTTGGTCGAACAGGCGGACGGCACGTTCGTCCCCGTCGACGACGCGCCGGTTCCGGTCCGCGACTGGCGGCCGACGACACTCCCCGAGGCCTACTCGTTCGCGGTCGAAGACCTGCTCGTCGGGCGCTACGGCGCGAACTGGCACACGGGGGAGTCGGGCGACGAACTCCGCGAGGCCGTCCGTCGGCTGAAGGAGGACTACTACTACCAGAACGACGTGGAGTACGACGAGACGGCCGCGCTCGGCTACGCCGTCTACCACCTCGCGGACTACTACGCCGAGGTGGGCTACGTGCTGAACGACCTCGCCGAGAACGGCCTGCTCCCGAGAACGCTCCGCGTCGTCGACGTGGGCGCGGGCGTCGGCGGTCCGGCGCTCGGCCTGCACGACTACCTGCCCGACGACTGCCTGGTCGACTACCACGCGGTCGAACCGAGCCCCGCCGCCGACGTGCTCGAACGGTTGCTCGACGAGACGAACGAGAACTTTCGGACGACGGTTCACCGCGAGACGGCCGAGGCGTTCGACCTCGACGCGCTCGGCGACGCGGACCTCGTACTGTTCGGAAACGTGCTCAGCGAGGTCGACGACCCGGTCTCCGTCGTCCGTCGCTACCTCGGCGCGCTGGCCGAAGACGGCTCCGTCGTCGCGCTCGCGCCCGCCGACCGCAACACGAGCATCGGACTTCGAGAGGTCGAACGCGAAGTCGAATCGGAGGCGGGCGCGACGGTGTACTCGCCCGAACTCCGCCTGTGGCCGGGGATGACGCCCTCGGACCGCGGCTGGTCGTTCGACGTGCGCGACGACGTGGAGCCGCCGGCGTTCCAGCGCCGCCTCGACGAGGGCGGCGCGAGCGACGGCACGTTCACCAAGACCTCGGTGCAGTTCTCCTACAGCATCCTCCGGAGAGACGGAAAACGACGCGTCGACCTGCGCGCCGACCGGAGCCGACACGCGCGGATGGCCGAGATGGAAGCCCACGTCACCGACCGCATCGACCTCCTGGCGGTGAAACTCAGCCACGACCTCGCCGACGACGAAGGCCGGAACCCGGTGTTCAAAATCGGCGACGGCAGCCAGTCGGTCGACCACTACGCCGTGCTCACGCGTGAGTCGGCGCTGAACCGCGAGCTCGCGGAAGCAGCGTACGGCGCGGTGCTCGGGTTCGAGAACGTGCTCTGTCTGTGGAACGACGACGAGGCGGCGTACAACCTCGTCGTCGACGCGGAGACGGTCGTCGAAATCGTCGCCCCCTGA
- a CDS encoding prephenate dehydrogenase/arogenate dehydrogenase family protein, whose translation MKLLIVGAGAMGRWVADTLSAEVAFADTDSEAAEAAAAAHDARAVSTDTDERFDAVCLAVPISAVESAIAAHAPNADRAVFDVTGVMAGPLSALREHAADCERASYHPLFAPENAPGNVAAVVDEGGPTLDAVDEAFAAAGNDVFETTAGEHDGAMKTVQSGAHAAVLAYALAAEDVREEFATPVSAALDDVVDTVTGGTPRVYAEIQETFDGATGVAEAAARIADAEGEAFEKLYREAGRHETADPEELGRNAGDGDDSADDGGENR comes from the coding sequence ATGAAACTGCTCATCGTCGGTGCGGGCGCGATGGGTCGCTGGGTCGCCGACACGCTCTCGGCGGAGGTGGCGTTCGCCGACACCGACTCCGAGGCCGCCGAAGCGGCGGCCGCGGCCCACGACGCCCGCGCCGTCTCGACGGACACCGACGAACGCTTCGACGCCGTCTGCCTCGCCGTCCCCATCTCCGCGGTCGAGTCGGCCATCGCCGCGCACGCGCCGAACGCCGACAGGGCCGTCTTCGACGTGACCGGGGTGATGGCCGGGCCGCTGTCGGCGCTGCGCGAACACGCCGCCGACTGCGAACGCGCGAGCTACCACCCGCTGTTCGCCCCCGAGAACGCGCCGGGCAACGTCGCCGCCGTCGTCGACGAGGGCGGGCCGACGCTCGACGCCGTCGACGAGGCGTTCGCCGCCGCCGGCAACGACGTCTTCGAGACGACCGCCGGCGAGCACGACGGCGCGATGAAGACGGTGCAGTCGGGCGCACACGCCGCGGTGCTCGCCTACGCGCTCGCCGCCGAGGATGTCCGCGAGGAGTTCGCCACCCCGGTTTCGGCCGCGCTGGACGACGTCGTCGACACCGTCACCGGCGGCACCCCGCGCGTGTACGCGGAGATTCAGGAGACGTTCGACGGCGCGACGGGCGTCGCCGAGGCGGCGGCCCGAATCGCCGACGCCGAGGGCGAGGCGTTCGAGAAACTGTACCGGGAGGCGGGGCGCCACGAGACCGCGGACCCCGAAGAACTCGGGCGCAACGCCGGCGACGGCGACGACAGCGCCGACGACGGAGGTGAGAACCGATGA